The following coding sequences lie in one Rutidosis leptorrhynchoides isolate AG116_Rl617_1_P2 chromosome 6, CSIRO_AGI_Rlap_v1, whole genome shotgun sequence genomic window:
- the LOC139852613 gene encoding AUGMIN subunit 8-like, translated as MELMDVCESNQTLDTRKSPLFIEKNNGRIHQPLTVSSRYKSPTSRRFPSPNATRTVTSQPAPVKKRAVSTGRRQVAQPPLPPSPNTPIHDTSVFAELSARNVSASKMSESLWPSRMRSLSVAFQSNSFSMPVSKREKPPPQTIYDRSLKPSLNVTQKQTVVSSSPAYRKATTPERKRSPLKGKNPINQSENSKPLDGVHTRLADQLQWPSRIGSNGFNKSIDLVDESIKRSSSPNVRRISNLVSSNSKNGELLPSSPNKSLGGSRGVSPCRTRAMVNGPARGVSPMRSSSPSRQLCNNSNNTASVLTFIADIKKGKKVANRIEDAHNLRLLYNRQVQWRFVNASAESVLNSQKLTAEKSLINAQRTTSQLKDSVAAKKMKICQLKLQLKLYMALNQQIGYLNQWCSIERDHRFALHGVIEDLQASTLRLPVTGCATANIQSVKSAFCSAIQVMQTMGSSIKSTLSTYDETNWLVSELATVVAQERALLDQCESLIAFTSSLQVEEYSFRTNLVQLKQGLKRV; from the exons ATGGAGTTGATGGATGTTTGTGAATCAAATCAAACATTAGATACTCGAAAATCGCCATTGTTTATTGAGAAGAACAATGGAAGAATTCACCAGCCACTTACAGTTAGTTCACGATACAAATCGCCCACATCAAGGCGGTTTCCATCCCCAAATGCCACAAGAACAGTTACATCACAGCCAGCACCGGTTAAAAAACGAGCTGTATCAACTGGAAGGCGACAGGTGGCACAACCGCCATTGCCGCCAAGCCCAAACACCCCAATTCACGATACATCTGTATTCGCTGAATTGTCTGCTAGAAATGTTAGTGCAAGTAAAATGTCTGAATCTTTATGGCCTTCAAGAATGCGTAGTTTGAGCGTTGCGTTCCAGTCTAATTCATTTTCGATGCCGGTTAGTAAAAGGGAGAAGCCTCCCCCTCAGACGATTTATGATCGCAGTTTAAAGCCGTCATTAAATGTAACACAAAAACAGACTGTTGTTTCATCATCACCTGCATATAGGAAGGCTACTACACCCGAGCGAAAAAGAAGTCCTCTCAAAGGAAAAAACCCGATTAATCAATCAGAGAATTCTAAACCGTTGGATGGAGTTCATACTAGATTAGCTGATCAGCTTCAATGGCCTAGTCGAATTGGTTCTAATGGTTTCAATAAAAGTATTGATCTTGTTGACGAAAGTATTAAACGTTCTTCAAGTCCAAATGTTAGGAGGATATCCAATCTTGTTTCCTCAAATTCGAAAAACGGTGAATTGTTACCATCTTCACCGAATAAGTCCTTAGGTGGTTCACGAGGTGTGAGCCCGTGTCGAACACGGGCCATGGTTAATGGACCTGCTAGAGGGGTCAGTCCTATGAGATCATCTAGTCCTTCAAGGCAATTATGTAATAATTCAAATAATACAGCTTCTGTTCTCACATTTATTGCTGATATAAAAAAGGGTAAGAAGGTTGCAAATCGAATAGAAGATGCACACAATTTACGGTTACTCTATAACAGACAAGTACAATGGCGGTTTGTTAACGCGAGTGCAGAATCTGTTTTGAACTCCCAAAAATTGACTGCTGAG AAATCTTTAATTAATGCCCAAAGAACTACATCACAACTAAAAGATTCAGTAGCTGCAAAGAAGATGAAAATATGTCAGTTGAAACTGCAGCTAAAGCTCTATATGGCTTTAAACCAACAA ATTGGTTACCTAAATCAATGGTGTTCAATAGAAAGAGATCATCGTTTTGCGTTACATGGTGTTATTGAAGATCTACAAGCAAGTACTCTACGGCTTCCCGTAACAGGATGTGCAACC GCAAATATTCAAAGTGTGAAGTCTGCTTTTTGCTCTGCCATCCAAGTAATGCAGACGATGGGATCATCGATAAAATCTACATTATCAACA TATGATGAAACAAATTGGCTGGTTTCTGAACTTGCAACTGTAGTAGCACAAGAAAGAGCTCTTCTTGATCAATGTGAATCTTTAATCGCTTTTACATCTTCTCTGCAG GTAGAGGAATACAGTTTTAGGACAAATCTTGTACAGTTGAAACAAGGTTTGAAGAGAGTATGA